The genomic stretch CTGGTCCCGGAGCGCGAGGGCGCAGAGGACGGTCTCGATCGCGCCTGCCGCGCCGAGGGGGTGGCCGTAGAAGGGCTTCGTCCCGCTGACGGCGGGGCGGCTGCCGGAGGGGGCGAAGAGGCGTCGGATCGCGGCGACCTCGTTGGCGTCGTTCATCGGGGTGCCGCTGGCGTGGGCGTTGATGTAGTCGATCTGGCCGGGGGCGAGGGCCGCCTCGGCGAGGGCCTTCTTCATCGCCACGGCGGCGGCAGCACCGTCGGCGAGGGAGGAGGTCATGTGGTAGGCGTCGTTGTTGAGGGCGTAACCGGTAACCTCGGCATAGATCGGGGCCTGGCGCTTCAGGGCCGATTCCCGCTCTTCGAGGATCAGGGCGGCGGCACCCTCGCCCATGACGAAGCCGGTGCGGCGGAGATCGAAGGGGAGGCAGGCCAGCGCGGCGTCGGAGGGCTCCCGGCTCATCGCTTTCACGGCGGCGAAGGAACCGTAGGTGAGGGGGGCGAGGGGAGCCTCGGCGGCCCCGGCGATCATCCGCACGGCGTAGCCGTCCCGGATCGCGCGGAAGGCCTCGCCGATGGCGACGACCCCGGCGGCGCAACTGTTCGTGTTCGTCGTGGCATAGCCGCGCAGCTGGTGGCGGATGGCGATGTTGGCGTGGGCCGAGGCGCCGAAGACCTGGAAGGCGAGGGCGGGAGGGATGGAGGCCGCTCCTTTCTCGAGGAAGCGGCTGTGCTGGGACTCGGCGATGGCGATGCCGCCGAGGGCGGTGCCGAAGCTGACGCCGGTCTCGTTGTCGGGTTCCGATTCCTCGGTGCGCGGCGGGAGCCCGGCATCGGCCCAGGCCTGGGCGGCGACGACGAGGGCGAACTGGGCGTAGCGGTCGAGCCGCTTCAGCTGGTGGGGTGGAAAGTGGGCGGCGGGATCGTAGTCCGAGGGCGGCACTTCGGCGGCCCACTTGGCGT from Verrucomicrobium sp. GAS474 encodes the following:
- a CDS encoding beta-ketoacyl-[acyl-carrier-protein] synthase family protein; translation: MKRRVVITGLGCLTSSGPDAASLWQAVHDGRSGIAPLTRFDATPFNAKWAAEVPPSDYDPAAHFPPHQLKRLDRYAQFALVVAAQAWADAGLPPRTEESEPDNETGVSFGTALGGIAIAESQHSRFLEKGAASIPPALAFQVFGASAHANIAIRHQLRGYATTNTNSCAAGVVAIGEAFRAIRDGYAVRMIAGAAEAPLAPLTYGSFAAVKAMSREPSDAALACLPFDLRRTGFVMGEGAAALILEERESALKRQAPIYAEVTGYALNNDAYHMTSSLADGAAAAVAMKKALAEAALAPGQIDYINAHASGTPMNDANEVAAIRRLFAPSGSRPAVSGTKPFYGHPLGAAGAIETVLCALALRDQYLPPTLHCTEPEPACLDGIDLIRLQGQPRPVRHVLNNAFGFGGINASLVLSRP